The sequence below is a genomic window from Cygnus atratus isolate AKBS03 ecotype Queensland, Australia chromosome 4, CAtr_DNAZoo_HiC_assembly, whole genome shotgun sequence.
CTGTACTTCTGTTAGGTATTTTGAGGTATTTCAAGCCAGTGCCAATTCAGAGAAAACTACTCATTAGTATGCACATGCATCTAATTGTTGGTTTTAATGGGTTTTATCTAGCTATGTACATTATGCAGTGCTGTTGGGAACTGTTAACACCATCAATTCTGTTGCCTTTTAtagtaaacacatttttttttgaaacaaacaaacaaaaaaaagcaaccaggACTTCCTTATATCCTATTTCCTATTACGAAAATTGAGGCGGAGTACCTGACAAATGAGAACAGTTCTTATTGTTCAAAATAATGCCCAGGCATGGAATTTGCTTTgaaaggctttttgtttctttgtttttcttacagatcAGGGAAACTGGCGAAAGACCCAGTAATGAAGAGATCTTAAGGTTCTCAAAACTATTTGAAGATGAGTTGACACTGGACAATCTGACCAGGCCTCAGCTGGTGGCACTTTGTAAATTGCTGGAACTTCAGTCAATTGGGACAAATAACTTCCTCCGTTTCCAGTTGACTATGAGGCTGAGAAGTATAAAAGCAGATGACAAAGTGAGTCATTCGAAATATGTACTGGTTAATAATGTTTATGTGTAAGACTGAGTGTATTTATGTAAACTTTTTCTAAgtgttttcctgtctttgtcttaattatttttgagcTAACTTAAAAAGGCTTAAAGAGTTTTTGAAATCTTATGTCTCTCTAAAGAAAAACCTGCCATTTTTTACCTACCATTAATTACAATGAAATTAAtcatattaaaaagaagagcatTTCTATGAAACTATAACTTGTGAAGGAGCTAATAGAAATCAAACTCGGAGAGAAATTGGCATTACTATTATGGAGCTGTTAAGATTACGGTATAATGTTCACTGCTGTTTGAAAAGTCCAGGCTGTTTTGTGTTATTGCAGCAGCCTCTAGTGGTCGTTGTAAAAAATACAGACTTCTGGGAGTGCGTCGAtggttgtttttcatttttgagctGTTACACGGTgagtttattttatgttttgtgcAGCTGATTGCTGAAGAAGGAGTTGATACCCTGACTGTTAAAGAACTGCAGGCAGCCTGTCGTGCACGAGGAATGAGAGCCCTTGGTGTGACAGAGGAGCGTCTCAAAGAACAGCTTAAACAGGTACGTTTTTGCAACATTGAATGCACAGGCTTAATTTTAATTGCTAGCTATGATTTTTGTTATGATTCTGATAAGATATTTTGATTCTGTTCTTATTAAGGGCTAGGCTAAAACAGTCTCCTTAATAAGCTTTTGTCATATGTACTGTATAAGTACATAGTAGCAGTGGGCTTCTGGTTTTCAACTGGGCCATGATGTTTTGTTGATGCAAATACATACATAgacttaaatatgtttttaattttgcctttgtCTGTTAACTATCTGTATTACTCtgtaaaaaaaacttttctctaaGTATatcttggaaaaaagaaattttgtcttttggtTGTCTGGTTTAGAGGAAGATGCATAAGAAACAATATACTTCCTCAAATATTCTGTACTTCTtcaaacaaaatacttcttCAAGTACTTCTTCAGTGCAATCTCTTTAATTCTTTCCTGGTTATAGGCTGTAGCTCCTGTGCTAGGATGTTGATTGATAACTAGTGATAAAAATTAGAATTTACTCTTTTGCATATGCTTGAATTGATTtgtcaaaagagaaagaaatccaaaagTTGAAGGCTTCTGTTTTATGTATTGTATTCATAGTGGCTAGATCTGCACCTGAACCAGGAAATCCCTACTTCACTGCTGATTTTATCCAGAGCCATGTATCTTCCAGACACCCTTTCTCCAGCTGATCAGCTCAAAACAACACTTCAGACACTACCAGAGAGTGTTGTAAGTATGATTTATACGGTTTATAACTAACTCGCGTTATCATCACTGAAAATTTGTTTAGAGCAGtagatatttttcattctttttttctttgaaaagctgaaaaatgggTAGGTTTATTTGAGTGGCCTTGAAATGCACCAGTTGGATTTGGAGGGGCCTgagaataaagcaaataaaaagcattatttcattGCATGAGGGTAGACAGTAGTATAGAAATATATGCAATACACTTTTTACTTGAATAAAATTCCAAACTACACTGTAGGCAATATAAAGATGCATACAGTGTTTGCAGGCTCTGCTGCTATGTTGATTATGGTTAATAAGATGTGGAGTTGAAGTTTGAGTTACTctatggatttctttttctggataTTGGTGGTTGTTCTGGATGAATTCAGACCTTTTCATGTGTAAATGGAATTTCTCAGGCCATGCTTATGAGTGAAAGGCAAAACTGCTGATCATAGTTCTCCACTTACGAAGAACAGAGGTGGAAATGCTCATAAATGTCACATATCTAAAATCTTCCATTGAAAATTGACTGAGACATGACAGGCTGGGATATGTCTCTTGACTCCCTGATTTCATATTGGATCTGGAAGCTATCATGGTTGAGCTCAGTTGCTCATATGAAATTCTGTCTTCAAAACAACTTGTTCTGTAGGTTTACTGATCCAAGTTTGACTTACTCTGCTTTTGGCCAGTATGGATAAAGTTACATTACTATCTTACAGAACTTATATTTTGTTTCAccaaattgtgtgtgtgtgaacagtaacactaaaaaaaatacctctggTTTGTGGAAGAAAGatctattaaaattaaaagtcatTCTCTCTAGTGTTTATGTGAATTCCATCTTTCCTATCACAATAGAGGATAGTTATCacttgaaattaattaatttctacCTTAATAGCAATAACAGCTGTGGAGGTACTTGAGGCAgacttttattctgtttctatATGTCAGAAGTGGAACCTTTTATGTGGTTTACAAATCTAATTATTAGAGCACCATATAGTTCTTAAGTGTATcatgttttgctatttttcttggTTTATCTGATTTGTAAAAACTAAATTTATTCAGTGTTAAACTCAGCCAGGAGTTGAAAATGGGTGCACAACTGTTCCTCTTAACATAGCTGTTCGTAGTTTGGTGTTGCAAAGATGCACTTCAAGAAACCTTTCTATCAGTGATagcatttactgtatttttctgcttcagcgCTACAATTAGATCTGCTTGTCCTGTGCTGTTCTTTGTCACTTTGGTGTTAAATTGTTTACCCTCAAATCTATTTGAGACCAGTTTCTTCTGTGATAGTGTTCTCAGaattcataaataaaaggagatGGTTTATTATGTTCACTCAGATATTGAAACTGTTTCCTATTCTACTATACAACATACCACTAAGCATTTTATGCATCCCTGTGTATTAACTACTTAATTGAGAATTTCCTCAGCATAGAGGCTATGAACCAAGCTTATGTAGGGTTAGATAAACTTAgaaactgcaaaagcaaaactcGTGATTCAGACAGTTTCAGGAAACCCAATTATTTCAAtgttttgctgtaaaaatgttaatgttttgtAAAGAGAGAGATTATTTGAATAGATTATTGGTGAtcttgaaagaaagagaatgaagaaTGTATTACACTTTCAGGATGGAAAGctctcattttcaaagaaagaataatctttttctgaaaaatgggaaaaaataggcCAGCTTTCTGGTGTTTTAATTGTATTCATTAGTGTATTCATTAGCATACCTGTACTACCTATCTCAGTAATGGTATACAGACTTTTTGTATTATGTAGAGGGAGACTTTTATAGACCTCTTGCATTATTTGTAGGCCAAAGAGGCTCAAGTCAAAGTGGCAGAAGTTGAAGGTGAAAAAATAGATAACAAAGCACGGCTAGAAGCAACGCTTCAGGAAGAAGAAGccatcaggaaagaaaatgaagaaaaagagttgGAAAGAATGTCTGAAGCGGCAGAGAAGGCCAAAGAAACCCTTCAAGTTGCAGCCATGGTAAGTTCTGTTCTCAACTGCTGAGAAATAAACGTCAGTGTAATGATGAAAAGCAGCATGGTATGAGTTACTGCCTCTGTTCCACATGCTGTCTGCAGGAAACTGGACTTTAAGTCTACGTGCAGTAAAGGTGGGAAAATACTAAAACAGAATGCAGTACAGAAGGATTCTCTGTGAAACACAGAAGACTTTGTCTTACATATCTCTGATTTCTCCTCTTAATCAGAGTAATAAAAGAAACCATTTATTCCTCTAGCAAAAGACGTGGtggcttgtgttttttcttcttgttaattttgatttttagtgtgtgtgtgtttttcattaCTGTAATTATAATTGTTCTTGCTTTTGGCTCTACCTATTTGTCATTAAGCAGGTAATGTCCTTGGTATACTACTTGAGtataaaagctgctgctggcctggcttACTGGGTGCATAAAGCCTCAGTTGCTCACAGGCACAGTTTATTAAGTGCATTTggtattttaatatgaaacCACTCAATATGTTGCAGTTTTTTTAGTATTGTCATAAAAATGTCTACATCTGGTTTGGCAATTACTTCTATTTTAAGAAGCCATTCTTTGCTGATCCTAATACAGATAACGTTATCTTTGTTTAATTAAACTTCTTGGGTCTGTCAAATTTAGAAAGAGGTGGAATCAGCAGCAGATCTTGAACCAGCTGCTTTGCAAGCTAAGAAAAGTCAGATGGGTATGGATGGCGAACAAGAACTGGCAAGGGCAGATATGGAGACCTTGAAAGATACAGCACCCGTACTGGAAGGCATTAAGGTAATCTGGAAAACTGTACGTGACTGCAAATTCTTAACTACCAATGCAGAAACAGGAAGTCAGCACAAGAAACTTCTGAGCATTTCCTTTATCTATTTGTGTTATTGAAACTAATGCCTGTTTTGGGGGGGTGCATTTGCACTGGCTGTAGACATAATGGATCTATGcatgtttatatataatatatataaattttcatatatacaaataaataaacgtatgtatgtatatgtagtTAACATAAGGAAGGCAAGGACAAGAATAGGTAAAggtgagttgtttttttcttttcaagggTGTAATTCAGACCAAAGGATTAAATAGAGATTCCCAGGTTTGAACTGAACTACTGACTCCCTCTTCTAAGCAGATATGTGCAGTATACGTATACTATAAAAATTTTCTAGTATATTCTCTCACCATTTCTTCAGTATATTGCTGAACATAATTCATACCACTGTTAAAAGTTAATTTCTAGGATTATCATACTTTGCTATGATCAGAGCATGCTTTGTTAGTCAGATAACTATTTGCTATCTGGCTTGGATTTGGCTGGAGAAATTGTCCAAAAGttcatataaaaacagaatatagcTGAATCTTCTTGCAGTCTTTATCTTCTCTCCAGTTTACGGATGTCTTTTTGGGGAGAGCTCAGAACTGGGTGCAGTGTTTAGATGTGACCAGGTAAAGTGCATACCAAGAGCCAGGTAAAGAGGCATAGTCACTCCTGTCAGTCTACTGACTTTGACCATGGTTGCTGTTAGCATTTTCTGCcagagcacgctgctggctcgtGATCAGGTTGCTGTCTGTTGAGGCTACCCAAGtgcttttcagcagagctgtcaTGAAGTGGTCATAAAGAACAGGCTTGCACAtattcaggaataaaataagTTCCATGCATAAGTTCAGAGAACTCTTTGAAAGAGTTACTCTTTCAACTCTGGATATGAATACcaaaccaagattttttttttaagagaattaaGAAATTGAGACTGGAATAGGCATTTCACGTTTAAAATATTCTAGTTAGCCATAGTTTTGCAATTACTGACAATAGTACGATGTGAAATagatgttttgaaaatgcaggaaaCTTGAAATATTGTCATACTCTTGCACAAATAAAGGAGCATTTTTgcagattctttttcttaagaatgCCAGCATTGAGCCTTTCTATatagattcttttttttgtcatacTGAAGCCTTGTTCTTCTTGCACAGCCTTACAGTAAGTTACTTATTCAAAATAATGCTTCTTGCTTAAGCAAGCctcttgtgtgtgttttgtagCTTGTTTTTTTGATGATTTTCAAGTGCCTGTTTTGCATCTTGTTTAGTGGCATTTTTAGGAACATGTTTTTATTAGTTGTCACTGgttattttttgtgtgcatgtgtttttgaaatgtgGCAGAGATTAAGATCTAGAATGTGGTGTGCCTCTCCACTGTTACAAAATTGATTTGTATATATGGTTAGTAGTTATTACTTAAAATACTCCTGTAGGAGATTGGGAAGGcttgttttcatgttctttttgggtttgtaacattttttcataaaataatggATGTAGAGATTGTGTAGTCCAATCCTGTTGCTCAAAGCAGAGTCAgctggaacgggctgcccaggacTGCGTCCAtttgggttttgagtatctgCAAGGCTGGAGACTTCAGTGTCTCTCTGGGCACAACTCTCTGGCTTGCCAGCCATTCCTCCTGGTGTTGtgtctgcagacttgctgagggttcAGTCTGTACCATCCCAGAGGTCATTAATGGAAGTATTGGGCATATTGTTGACCCCTGGGGTACACCAGTATTGACTGGCTTCTACTTCCTGGACactatcattatctacctgcTATTATTATAACATAATGTGTTTAATTTAAACTGCTGCCAAACAGATTCTAATGGTAAGAGCAGAATTTGGGAGAGATTTATTTCaggtaaaaataattcaaaatagaATAACTAAGGGAATTaaccattttatttcaaactctTATTTCCACATTAGTACGCAGCGTTACCCgttgagggaaaaaatattagacTGACTTCTTGAAGATGGCTAGTTTTATTTTAGGCAGaggaatttgttttcaaactgagttgctttctctttttcttgttttttttttttttttttttttttgctactgtattaaaagcaaaagcaaggtTGATGTTTATACAGTAACAGGACACCGTCTACTCAGAGTTTCAAAGGGCATGAATGCATAGTTTAAGAAGTTCCGTAGTTGTTTCTTGGAAGTACGTCATCCCATATGTTTATGGCATCCTTGTTTGCCTGTGTCTTTCTGTATTCTGCTTATATGGCTGAGAGTCTTTTCAGAACAAAAGCTGGTATCTGGGTAGGACTAATGCAATATGCTAACTGTGCCTACTAATGTGggattttagcatttttaatgaataattcttgaaattatatttttgatatatttgttTGGGggttacatttttattctcagcattttaaaagacaaatagaCGTCACAAACTATGAATGTTCATACACATCATTACACAAGTTGTTGAAGATCATTTTGTTCCAGCTCAGCTTCCTGAACTTCGCTCTGCAAAATCTTTCGTGTAATGAATATTTCCTGTATATAATATCAGAATCATTTCTCAGTTTGGGTTTTCCattcagcagagaaggaagtaaaacacttttaaatgaGACATTCAGGTACAGGATTTCAAATAGCCAAAACCCACATAATGAATCATACTACCTGGTCTTGCTTCTCACGTGCTTAGAAAGTACCATGGCCCACTAATTCCCTTAGTATTTAAGATTAAATTTTGGAGCATTAGCTCCAAAATGCCAGTCTGTACTATGTTGTCTCTGAacataaaaaaagaatctgGAGCATGTCCCTTCTTAGAGTTTTGGGGAAAATACACACGTATCTTTCACTaatctgtatatattttctgttacagGGTGAGGAAATAACTAAGGAGGAGATTGACATGCTGAGTGATGCTTGTAACAAGctgcaggaacagaagaaatcactgacaaaggaaaaggagaagctTGAGGAATTGAAGGGTGATATCCAGGAATATAATGAGGTAAACTGGGGAaggaagtgttttatttttgcttgcttttttttttaaattcctgttcATGATCAGTTTTAGTATAAATGACCCTGCATAATCAAAGATCATCTTACTTGGATGTCTGTTAGCTTGCATTTGGTAGCTGAGTAATTTAGGTTAGTACTGCTTTATGCGACAGTGCAGAGCTTTATTGGCTCAATGTGTTTAAAGCCTAGTTAGAATCGTAGGAGTAGTTTACACTAGATGAGGGTCCTCTTCCTGCTCGTATTTCCAGTGTGACCAGAATAAGATGTGCTGAGGATGCTGCAGTTCTTTCTTGTCAAGCATAGATGTCAGTATTACAGATGTTAAGTAAATCAATATTACAAAGGCtgtagaaaataacatttaaaggATGTATGAAAATGGCTGCAATGTTAAGCATTTGTTCCAATTTCAGTTTGGCTCtgtatgtctttttatttacaaatggtGCTAATTGGCACTTGAAATGCTCATCTCTTAAGTTAGTAGTGGCTGTTGTAGAGAATTCAGAcccacaaaaatgtttttctttcttgtgacCATGTCTTTTAGGATTTGCAAGAAATAAAGGAGCTCTCTAAGACTGGCCAGGAAGAGGTAGTGGAAGAGTCAAAGGCAAGCAAGCGATTGACCAAAAGGGTGAACCGAATGATTGGTCAGATAGACAAAATTATTAATGAGTTGGAGACAAACCAAAAGACAGTGGATGTAAAGGTGGATGATGGTGCTAGTCCTCCTGCTGGGTAAGTGACTCAGGAGCACTGAATGTATCTCTTACTGGTCATCTTAAGTCTTGCATATGTCTGACGTGTGATTAGAAAAGACTTAGCAAGTGAGTTGTTTAAAATCtcaatacttattttaaaaacaaaattaacaaaattgtCCCATAGGTTTTCTCTTCTGCAATATGTTAGATATGGTTGAAGTGATGATAGGAAAGCAACAGGTATAATTTCCTCAAGTGCTAGTCAGGAATGGGGTTCTGAAAGTCAGGATGTTGATTAGCATCATACCATCTGTAACACATGTGGCACTGATGATGGTGCAGGTGAAATCATGCCTTCAGTAATGCTACTCAGGCAGTAGGTTTGCCCTGTGTCACTGATTGAAAAACTGTGCAAAAGTATGGTGAGCATATTCATGTTCTGCTTGAGTAGTGAACATGtaacaaggggaaaaatagcaataaaatcTGTTCTGTCTGGAGTAAGGAGATAATATCTTGAAGAGAAATGAGGGAACAGATCTATCTAATGGAAGTAAGGAGGTAATTTTACATGGTTCCTTTCTGAAGACTTGCTTCATTTCAATTTTGACACACTTGCAAATGTGATGGTAAAATTAGTATTTGAGAGGTCTGGCTAAGTAGTTTATCCCAAATAAAAGATCATTCCTTTCAAATAAAAGCTAACAATTCTAATTTGAAACTTCATTTATCAACACTTCTCCAAATCTTGATGGTACTAGAGGCTTTCAGGCAGTGGCATGTCACACAGTCATATGTTGCTTGTTATGATGATGAGATATCAATAAACTGTGACAATTTTCAATTTGTGGTTATAAATGCAGTGTTAATCAAATTTGTGCTTGCACAAGTTTGTGTAATTCATTAAGAGTTTCCCAGCTTCCAAAGAGCATAACTTAAACAGAAATAAggattttgcttcatttccttgcaattttttttccagtccccAGGGCAAGCAGTCATTTGTTTCAGATGTTCTATAAGATTAAGGAGACCATGTGAAAGGTGCTATAGAGGGTTCTTGATCAAAACCATCCaaatctgtaaattaaaaatgaaatacagcatcTGCTTGTATTGAATGTAATTATGCTTTATTTAATGCATGGTTTTGGGGAGGAGAACTCTAAATTTTGTATGTCATTTGTTAACAATTGAAAATGGTAAGTTTGAACCTTTGCTTAATTGCCaaaggtttggtttttttaatgtttaagtCAAAGCAGCCGTTACATAGTCATTAAAAATCGTAGAAGCAGAAGTCCAGGATAATTAGTGGCATTCtgagaatcatggaatggtttgggctggaagagaccttaaagatcatctaattccaatcctCTGCTAtgggtagggacacctcctaccagaccaggttgctcaaagccccatccagcctggccttggacactgccagggatggggcatccacagcttctctgggcagcctgttcagtgcctcaccaccctctgagtaaagaatttcttctacCCTCTTTTcgtttaaaataaaatggcccttgaataaaaatcagtttgtgcTTAGAGATTAGGGGCATGTATGGAGCATTAAAGCCcttctatttaatatttattctgcTCACTGTCTCCTGCATTTCAGCTTGACCTGTGCTGGAAGATGATTCATTAATAAAACTGCATAAACAAGCAGAGGTTTCAGGTTGCAGGAAAGAGACAACTGTAGCTTCATGAGATGAATAAGCAGATACTGGGAACACTTCAAATCTCCTAGTTCTAATGTGAAATTTAGTCCTTTCCTTTACGGAGTGTATTCTTTGGTATGAGGAAATGAAGCGTATTTTAGTGAAACAGCCAAGTTGCTAAAAGCAATTAGTTGTCAagtttttgctttcctgtgacGTTGTGCTCTTTTTCTGTATGCTTGAGTTGTTTTGTGTAGGCCCACCTCTCCTAAATCCACAGGGGTGACAGGTGCGTGACACTGCACCTTTAATAAATGGAGAGTGTAAAGGGTGTTAGATATACAGGCTAGGAAGCACAGAAACTGCTAAACTTTCACCTGTATTTGTGCAATAAAGCAAGTGGAACCAAAAGTGTGAGCTTCTCTGGAAAGGTGAAGATTAATTAGAAACGTGCTTTGCTGATCGgtaactcatttttcttttttgcattctgttcaggattagaaataattatttaatgttttacaaGTGACCTGCAGTGTAGTGACTTTCAGTACTGTCTTTGATGGCCTTTAGTCTTCTGGAGTAACTGCTTGCCGTAAAGAGATTGTGCTTCTTCTTTAGGGAGAATCTCATCAGTATTGCTGAGCTAATTAATGCGATGAAACAAATCCAGAAGATTCCA
It includes:
- the LETM1 gene encoding mitochondrial proton/calcium exchanger protein; the protein is MASVLLRACGWPACRLPRCRAPRGNLGDRACLSCTSLRLTNKMTVHFKYCTSVSPVYAYSKKDQYCCWTRGSERTYFTLMSSSGSWMPLAAVGVLGPQYLPIRWWHSSRSLQDDSIVEKSLKSLKDKNKKLEEGGPIYSPTEVEVVKKSIGQRIVDELKHYYHGFRLLWIDTKIAARMLWRILHGNTLSRRERRQFLRICADLFRLVPFLVFLVVPFMEFLLPVALKLFPNMLPSTFETKSKKEERLKKQLRVKLELAKFLQDTIEEMALKNKAAKGNVTKDFSTFFQKIRETGERPSNEEILRFSKLFEDELTLDNLTRPQLVALCKLLELQSIGTNNFLRFQLTMRLRSIKADDKLIAEEGVDTLTVKELQAACRARGMRALGVTEERLKEQLKQWLDLHLNQEIPTSLLILSRAMYLPDTLSPADQLKTTLQTLPESVAKEAQVKVAEVEGEKIDNKARLEATLQEEEAIRKENEEKELERMSEAAEKAKETLQVAAMKEVESAADLEPAALQAKKSQMGMDGEQELARADMETLKDTAPVLEGIKGEEITKEEIDMLSDACNKLQEQKKSLTKEKEKLEELKGDIQEYNEDLQEIKELSKTGQEEVVEESKASKRLTKRVNRMIGQIDKIINELETNQKTVDVKVDDGASPPAGENLISIAELINAMKQIQKIPEEKLTRIAEALDENKDGKIDIDNVVKVVELIDKEDIDIGTSQVAEIMALLQKEEKLEEKEKAKEKHDKEAAEIKN